The following DNA comes from Rhodospirillaceae bacterium.
TTGGCGTCGGCGTTGGCTTTCTTAGGTGAGAACAATTGGAGTTCTTGCTGTCCATCAGAAGATTTTGATTTCGCCTTGTCGATGGTTTTCAGCACAGCGCCTGTAACATCGTTTGGACGGTACGTGGTGCAGCCCTTGCAGCCCAATTCATAGGCCCGGATGTAGATGTCCTTAAAATTCTCAAACGAAATTTCTTCCGGACAATTGATGGTCTTGGAGATGGAACTATCGACATAGGTCTGCACGGTCGCCTGCATCACCAAGTGGTCATTGGGGTTCAGCCCCTGGGCATCGACGAAGTAATCTGGCAACGGCGTGTTGTCGCCCTTAATCCGGCGGAACATGCGATAGGCGTAATCGCTGACTTCTTCTTCCTTGCGCGTGCCGTCCGGCATCAGGACTTGGCGGGTGTATTTAAAACTGAATACCGGTTCCAGGCCTGATGAAACATTGTCGGCAAATAGGGAAATCGTCCCGGTTGGCGCAATTGAAGTCACCAATGCATTCCGAATACCATGTTCGGCAATGGCCGCACGGACGTCGTCATCCAAGCGCTGGATCATTTCACCGGCCAAATACTTTTCGGCATCGTAAAGCGGAAACGCACCTTTTTCTGCTGCCAGTTCCGTCGACGCCAGATAAGCCGCACGCTCAATCGCTGCCATCCAGGTTTCCGTCAGTTCCACCGCCTCCCGGCTGCCATAGCGCGCCCGGCACATGATCAGCGCATCGGCGAGCCCGGTAATGCCGAGCCCGATCCGGCGTTTGGCCTTGGCTTCTTGGGCTTGGGCTTCCAGCGGGAAGTTTGAGACATCAATCACGTTGTCCATCATCCGAACTGCGGTTGTGACTAAACCGCTGAGGGCTTCAACATCCAAGTTCGCGCTGGCATCAAACGGGTCGTTGATCAGCCGCGCCAAATTGACCGAGCCCAACAGGCAGGCGCCATAAGGCGGCAAGGGCTGTTCACCACACGGGTTGGTCGCGTGAATGGTTTCGCAGTAATTCAGATTATTCAGGCGGTTGATACGATCGATGAAAATCACACCGGGTTCCGCATAGGCATAGGTCGCTCGCATGATTTTGTCCCAGAGATCACGCGCCGGAATGCTTTTATAAACCACATCGTCAAAGGACAGTTCCCAATCCGCATCTTCACGCACCGCATCCATAAACGCGTCGCTGATCAAAACCGATAGGTTGAACATCCTGAGCCGTCCAGGCTCACGTTTGGCGTCAATGAAGGCTTCAACATCGGGATGGTCGCAACGGATCACCGCCATCATCGCACCGCGCCTGGAGCCCGCACTCATGATCGTGCGGCACATGGAATCCCATACATCCATGAACGACAACGGACCCGAAGCATCCGCGCCGACACCTTTAACCGGCGCGCCCTTGGGCCGCAATGTCGAAAAATCGTAGCCGATGCCGCCGCCCTGCTGCATGGTCAACGCGGCTTCTTTCAAGTTGTCGAAAATGCCCGACATGTCGTCCGGGACATTGCCCATGACGAAGCAGTTAAACAGGGTCACATTGCGGTTCGCCCCGGCACCTGAGAAAATTCGCCCAGCCGGCAAAAAGCGGAAATCATCCATTGCATCGAAAAAGCGTTGTTCCCAATGGACCGGGTCTTTTTCCTGCGCTGCCAAGGCCTTAGCCACCCGATGCCAGGTATCGGCGATGGATTTATCGACAGGGTCGCCGTTCGCCGTTTTCAGGCGATACTTCATATCCCAAATTTGCTGCGAAATGGTAGCGACTTGCGTCATTGACTCGAATACTCGTCTACATTTGAAATTTATAGGCCAACAAATGTAAGCTATGGCACCGCCTGGGTCAAGAAATGTTCTTGTTATGTTTCCCCTAATTATCCCCAAAATTAAGGACAAACAGAGGCGAAAAG
Coding sequences within:
- a CDS encoding adenosylcobalamin-dependent ribonucleoside-diphosphate reductase, with the translated sequence MTQVATISQQIWDMKYRLKTANGDPVDKSIADTWHRVAKALAAQEKDPVHWEQRFFDAMDDFRFLPAGRIFSGAGANRNVTLFNCFVMGNVPDDMSGIFDNLKEAALTMQQGGGIGYDFSTLRPKGAPVKGVGADASGPLSFMDVWDSMCRTIMSAGSRRGAMMAVIRCDHPDVEAFIDAKREPGRLRMFNLSVLISDAFMDAVREDADWELSFDDVVYKSIPARDLWDKIMRATYAYAEPGVIFIDRINRLNNLNYCETIHATNPCGEQPLPPYGACLLGSVNLARLINDPFDASANLDVEALSGLVTTAVRMMDNVIDVSNFPLEAQAQEAKAKRRIGLGITGLADALIMCRARYGSREAVELTETWMAAIERAAYLASTELAAEKGAFPLYDAEKYLAGEMIQRLDDDVRAAIAEHGIRNALVTSIAPTGTISLFADNVSSGLEPVFSFKYTRQVLMPDGTRKEEEVSDYAYRMFRRIKGDNTPLPDYFVDAQGLNPNDHLVMQATVQTYVDSSISKTINCPEEISFENFKDIYIRAYELGCKGCTTYRPNDVTGAVLKTIDKAKSKSSDGQQELQLFSPKKANADAKPKDAGDAGVVVQLTKPLDRPEALPGATYKLSWPETEHAMYITLNDMISDGRRRPFEIFINSKNMEHYAWTVGLTRMISAVFRRGGDVSFVVEELKAVFDPRGGQWVRGRYVPSLLAAIGEVIERHMIEIGFLAAPDGFTGDSEENREIVKLTATAGGGTDGEEPQTRSPFRQCPKCAQLSLIKQEGCDTCTSCAYSKCG